From the candidate division WOR-3 bacterium genome, the window GATGAACCTGTAGCTACTGCTTGATTCTCTATTACTATTTGGGGTTTCATCTTTATTAAATAAGCAGATATCGCTGATGGGATATTTGTAGTATCTGTCAAGGTATCGGGGGCTTGAGATAATAACAACTTTTCATCATTGGAACTGGCTGGAGTATATGCAAGCAATATCCTCTTACCTACTATTCCTATGGTAGGAAAAGTATAAGATATATCACTTAAAATATTCCTTTCGTCCATCACTTCTATAGTTATCTTATACCTGAATTCATCAGGAATTTCAGAATACTTTCCTTTTTTTTCGTGACATCGTAAGGAAGAACAGGAGCGAAACCACCGCTTACTTTCGGTTTTATCCATTTGAAAGGAAATACTTCGCCAATGGTAGCACTATCTCCTAAATTTTCCTCTATCCAGTTATTTGTTCTCGTTCCATAATCCTCCAATGCCTGATTTATTATCGTTGTGTCCATTCCTGTAACCGCTCCCGTTATGGTGTCAATGTTTGCTGAAGCGCGAATTTCTCCCATTAGACTATCCACATCTAAAGGAACTTCCTCTTCCAATTTCACCGGGTTATTATATTCAAGTATCTTATAACTGGGGTCCATCGGTATCCAGGTCAAATCCTTACTCACGGGGTTTTTTCTTCCTAAATCTATATCATAATTAAGCTGTGCCTCAACCCAGCAATGTTCCAGGCGTAACCCATAAGGTTTTCCATTTACAACTAACATCCTCGCAGGAACTCCCATTGTTGCAAAAATGTTTCCTGCAACCCAGGGGTCTTTAACGCCTAGCCACCCCATTGCTTTATCTATAGGTACGATTATCTCTCCATATACATATCTTGATTTTATTCCTGAAGTTCGTAATAGGGAAATAAGAAGTGAGGCTAAATCGAAGTCATTTCCGGCTTTCTCAAACAATGTCTCCTGTGCACCCTTAAGACTCCCAAAATAAGGCTCATATTTGAAGTTATTTCTTATATACTCATATATCTCTACAGGCTTATACTCCAGTTCTTCTGCAAGTTCCTGTATTTCTTCCGTAAATTGCACTTCCATTGTCTCCTGTAAAATATCCATCCCCTCCCTCGGAAACAAGCAAAGGTAACATCGAAACATCACCTGCATAGGCGAAGAGCTCCTTACTCAGGGTATAGTTATGAGGGTTTAGGTTATAGTAATTGGAATCAGAGTTGTTGGGACAAATTTTATTTTCTTCAAATTTAAAATTTTCAATTTCTAATTTACAACCTTCAATTAAGCCGCTACTACCCTGAAGCATCGCTCCTCGCTTCTCTGGCCTATACTCCTCTGTCTGTATTTTCTTTACAGGCATTGAACGATGAGGTAATTTATTAGGGTCAAATTCGGATATTCTCTTCTTATAAGTATTCTTCTCGATAAAACCTTTCAACCCCTTCCTTGAAGAACTTCTGGTTAGCCAGTTTGAGTTTATATACGAATTAACTTTCCCGTCAAATTCTTTAAATCTCTCCTCATACTTCTTTACAAACTCCTTATGACGATTTAATATCTCAGGAGGTAACTTCTTTTCTTTCAAAGTCTTTTCGGTTAGAGCAAATTTTTCTCTTATTTCTCTATCTCTTTCTTTTAGCTCGCTTAATATCGTCCTGAAGGCGTCTTTCCTTAACTCATCAGAAAAATCCTTTTCAAGGATTTCTTCTGATTCCTTTAGAACTTCATCAAAATCTTTATCTTTAAGGGAATTTAAGATTACAGTTAGTTTTTGATTCTGGATTTCTTCTTTAAGTTCTTTTGATTGAGCGTAGGCATCTATTCCGAATGCA encodes:
- a CDS encoding transglutaminase-like domain-containing protein, whose translation is MDILQETMEVQFTEEIQELAEELEYKPVEIYEYIRNNFKYEPYFGSLKGAQETLFEKAGNDFDLASLLISLLRTSGIKSRYVYGEIIVPIDKAMGWLGVKDPWVAGNIFATMGVPARMLVVNGKPYGLRLEHCWVEAQLNYDIDLGRKNPVSKDLTWIPMDPSYKILEYNNPVKLEEEVPLDVDSLMGEIRASANIDTITGAVTGMDTTIINQALEDYGTRTNNWIEENLGDSATIGEVFPFKWIKPKVSGGFAPVLPYDVTKKKESILKFLMNSGIR